A portion of the Elephas maximus indicus isolate mEleMax1 chromosome 13, mEleMax1 primary haplotype, whole genome shotgun sequence genome contains these proteins:
- the MAN2C1 gene encoding alpha-mannosidase 2C1 isoform X1 codes for MAAAPALKHWRTTLERVEKFVSPLYFTDCNLRGRLYRDSCPVAALSSFLTPERLPYQQAVQQDFRPAQVGDRFGPTWWTSWFRVELTIPEAWVGQEVHLRWESNGEGLVWRDGEPVQGLTTEGEKTSYILTDRLGEGDPRNLTLYVEVACNGLLGAGKGSMIAAPDPEKMFQVSRAELAVFHRDVYKLLVDLELLLGIAKGLGEDNQRSFQALYTANQMVNMCDPAQPETFPVAQALASRFFGQRGGESQHTIHAIGHCHIDTAWLWPFKETVRKCARSWVTAVQLMERNPSFIFACSQAQQLEWVKNHYPGLYTRLQECACRGQFVPVGGTWVEMDGNLPSGEAMVRQFLQGQSFFLQEFGKMCSEFWLPDTFGYSAQLPQIMRGCGIRRFLTQKLSWNLVNTFPHHTFLWEGLDGSRVLAHFPPGDSYGMQGSVEEVLKTVTNNRDKGRTNHSAFLFGFGDGGGGPTQTMLDRLKRLCNTDGLPRVQLSSPGRLFSELESDQGQLCTWVGELFLELHNGTYTTHAQIKKGNRECERILHDAELLSSLALVRCTQFLYPAVQLQYLWRASVIPACAPGRLLLLNQFHDVVPGSCIQAVVEDAMSHYEDIRSHGNGLLSAAAAALCAGEPGPEGLLIVNTLPWKRTEVLALPRPGGAHTLALVTVPSMGYAPAPAPTSQQPLLPQQPVFVVQETDGSVTLDNGILRVRLDPTGRLTSLVLVASGREAIAEGATGNQFVLFDDVPLYWDAWDVMDYHLETRKPVLGQPGTLAVGTEGGLRGSAWFLLQLSPNSRLSQEVVLDVGCPYVRFHTEVHWQETHKFLKVEFPARVRSPQATYEIQFGHLQRPTHYNTSWDWARFEVWAHRWMDLSECGFGLALLNDCKYGASVHGNVLSLSLLRAPKAPDATADMGRHEFTYALMPHKGSFQDAGVIRAAYSLNFPLLALPAPGPAPAASWSAFSLSTPAVVLETVKQAEANPLSRTLVLRLYEAHGSHVDCWLHTSLPVQEAVLCDLLEKRDPAGHLPLRDNRLKLTFSPFQVRSLLLVLQPPLD; via the exons ATGGCGGCGGCGCCGGCTCTCAAGCACTGGCGCACCACGCTGGAACGGGTGGAGAAGTTCGTGTCGCCTCTCTACTTTACCGACTGTAACCTCCGCGGCAG ACTCTACAGGGACAGCTGTCCCGTGGCAGCACTCTCCAGCTTCCTGACGCCTGAGAGGCTTCCCTACCAGCAGGCTGTCCAGCAGGACTTCCGCCCGGCGCAGGTCGGCGACCGCTTCGGACCCAC GTGGTGGACCTCTTGGTTCCGGGTGGAACTGACCATTCCGGAGGCATGGGTGGGTCAGGAAGTTCACCTTCGCTGGGAAAGTAATGGAGAAGGCCTGGTATGGCGTGATGGAGAACCTGTCCAG GGTTTGACCACGGAAGGGGAGAAGACCAGCTATATCCTGACTGACAGGCTTGGGGAAGGAGACCCCCGGAA CCTGACCCTCTATGTGGAAGTAGCCTGCAATGGGCTCCTGGGGGCCGGGAAGGGGAGCATGATTGCAGCCCCTGACCCTGAGAAGATGTTCCAGGTGAGCCGGGCTGAGCTGGCTGTGTTCCACCGGGATGTGTACAAGCTCCTGGTGGATCTGGAGCTGCTGCTGGGCATTGCCAAG GGCCTCGGGGAGGACAACCAACGCAGCTTCCAGGCCCTGTACACAGCCAACCAGATGGTGAATATGTGTGACCCCGCCCAGCCTGAGACCTTCCCAGTGGCCCAGGCCCTGGCCTCCAGGTTCTTTGGCCAGCGTGGAGGTGAAAGCCAACACACCATCCATGCCATAGGGCACTGCCACATTGATACAG CCTGGCTGTGGCCCTTCAAGGAGACTGTGCGGAAATGTGCCCGGAGCTGGGTGACAGCTGTGCAGCTCATGGAGCGGAACCCTTCCTTCATCTTCGCCTGCTCCCAG GCGCAGCAGCTTGAATGGGTGAAGAACCACTACCCTGGCCTCTATACCCGGCTGCAGGAGTGCGCTTGCCGCGGGCAGTTTGTGCCCGTGGGGGGCACCTGGGTGGAGATG GATGGGAACCTTCCCAGTGGAGAGGCCATGGTGAGGCAGTTCCTGCAGGGCCAGAGCTTCTTTCTGCAGGAGTTTGGGAAGATGTGCTCCGAG TTCTGGCTGCCAGACACATTCGGCTACTCAGCACAGCTCCCCCAGATCATGCGTGGCTGTGGCATCAGACGCTTCCTGACCCAGAAGTTGAGCTGGAACCTGGTGAATACCTTTCCG CACCACACCTTTCTCTGGGAGGGGCTGGATGGCTCCCGTGTGCTGGCCCACTTCCCACCTGGTGACTCATATGGGATGCAGGGCAGCGTGGAGGAG GTGCTGAAGACGGTGACCAACAACCGGGACAAGGGACGGACCAACCACAGTGCCTTCCTGTTTGGCTTCGGGGATGGGGGTGGTGGCCCCACGCAGACCATGCTGGACCGCTTGAAGCGGCTGTGCAATACAGACGGGCTGCCCAG GGTACAGCTGTCTTCTCCGGGGCGGCTCTTCTCAGAGCTGGAGAGTGATCAGGGCCAGCTGTGCACATGGGTCGGGGAGCTCTTCTTGGAACTGCACAATGGCACCTACACCACCCACGCCCAG ATCAAGAAGGGCAACCGAGAGTGTGAGCGGATCCTGCACGACGCAGAACTGCTCAGCAGCCTGGCCCTGGTCCGGTGCACCCAGTTCCTGTACCCAGCAGTCCAGCTGCAGTACCTTTGGAG GGCCTCTGTCATCCCTGCTTGTGCCCCCGGCAGGCTTCTGCTCCTGAACCAGTTCCATGACGTGGTGCCTGGAAGCTGCATCCAGGCGGTGGTGGAGGATGCCATGAGCCACTACGAAG ACATCCGTTCCCATGGCAATGGACTGCTCAGTGCGGCAGCCGCGGCCCTGTGTGCCGGAGAGCCAGGTCCCGAGGGCCTCCTTATTGTCAACACGCTACCCTGGAAGCGCACGGAAGTGTTGGCCCTACCCAGGCCTGGCGGGGCCCACACCCTAG CGCTGGTGACAGTGCCCAGCATGGGCTATGCTCCTGCTCCTGCCCCCACTTCCCAGCAGCCCCTGCTGCCCCAGCAGCCTGTGTTCGTAGTGCAAGAG ACTGATGGTTCCGTGACTCTGGACAACGGCATCCTCCGAGTGAGGCTGGACCCGACTGGCCGCCTGACGTCCCTGGTCTTGGTAGCCTCTGGCAG GGAGGCCATTGCTGAGGGTGCCACAGGGAACCAGTTTGTGCTATTTGACGACGTTCCCCTGTACTGGGATGCGTGGGATGTCATGGACTACCACCTAGAGACACG GAAGCCAGTGCTGGGCCAGCCAGGGACCCTGGCAGTGGGAACTGAGGGTGGCCTGCGGGGCAGTGCCTGGTTCCTGCTGCAGCTCAGCCCCAACAGCCGGCTCAGCCAGGAGGTGGTGCTGGATGTTGGGTGCCCCTATGTCCGCTTCCACACCGAG GTACACTGGCAGGAGACCCACAAGTTCCTGAAGGTGGAGTTCCCTGCCCGTGTTCGGAGCCCCCAGGCCACCTATGAGATCCAGTTTGGGCACCTGCAGCGGCCCACCCACTACAACACCTCTTGGGACTGGGCTCGCTTTGAG GTGTGGGCCCACCGCTGGATGGATCTGTCAGAGTGTGGCTTTGGGCTGGCCCTGCTCAATGACTGCAAGTACGGTGCCTCCGTGCATGGCAACGTCCTCAGTCTCTCGCT CTTGAGAGCTCCTAAGGCCCCCGATGCCACTGCTGATATGGGGCGCCACGAGTTCACCTACGCTTTGATGCCGCACAAGG GCTCCTTCCAGGATGCTGGCGTCATCCGTGCTGCCTACAGCCTCAACTTCCCCCTGCTGGCACTGCCCGCCCCTGGCCCGGCGCCCGCGGCCTCCTGGAGCGCCTTCTCCCTGTCCACGCCGGCTGTGGTGCTGGAGACAGTCAAGCAG GCTGAAGCCAACCCCCTGAGCCGCACCCTGGTCCTGAGGTTGTATGAGGCCCACGGCAGCCACGTTGACTGCTGGCTGCACACGTCACTGCCGGTTCAGGAGGCTGTACT CTGCGACCTCCTGGAGAAGCGCGACCCAGCTGGCCACCTGCCCCTGCGCGACAACCGCCTGAAGCTCACCTTTTCTCCCTTCCAAGTGCGGTCCCTGCTGCTTGTGCTGCAGCCCCCACTGGACTGA
- the MAN2C1 gene encoding alpha-mannosidase 2C1 isoform X2 → MAAAPALKHWRTTLERVEKFVSPLYFTDCNLRGRLYRDSCPVAALSSFLTPERLPYQQAVQQDFRPAQVGDRFGPTWWTSWFRVELTIPEAWVGQEVHLRWESNGEGLVWRDGEPVQGLTTEGEKTSYILTDRLGEGDPRNLTLYVEVACNGLLGAGKGSMIAAPDPEKMFQVSRAELAVFHRDVYKLLVDLELLLGIAKGLGEDNQRSFQALYTANQMVNMCDPAQPETFPVAQALASRFFGQRGGESQHTIHAIGHCHIDTAWLWPFKETVRKCARSWVTAVQLMERNPSFIFACSQAQQLEWVKNHYPGLYTRLQECACRGQFVPVGGTWVEMDGNLPSGEAMVRQFLQGQSFFLQEFGKMCSEFWLPDTFGYSAQLPQIMRGCGIRRFLTQKLSWNLVNTFPHHTFLWEGLDGSRVLAHFPPGDSYGMQGSVEEVLKTVTNNRDKGRTNHSAFLFGFGDGGGGPTQTMLDRLKRLCNTDGLPRVQLSSPGRLFSELESDQGQLCTWVGELFLELHNGTYTTHAQIKKGNRECERILHDAELLSSLALVRCTQFLYPAVQLQYLWRLLLLNQFHDVVPGSCIQAVVEDAMSHYEDIRSHGNGLLSAAAAALCAGEPGPEGLLIVNTLPWKRTEVLALPRPGGAHTLALVTVPSMGYAPAPAPTSQQPLLPQQPVFVVQETDGSVTLDNGILRVRLDPTGRLTSLVLVASGREAIAEGATGNQFVLFDDVPLYWDAWDVMDYHLETRKPVLGQPGTLAVGTEGGLRGSAWFLLQLSPNSRLSQEVVLDVGCPYVRFHTEVHWQETHKFLKVEFPARVRSPQATYEIQFGHLQRPTHYNTSWDWARFEVWAHRWMDLSECGFGLALLNDCKYGASVHGNVLSLSLLRAPKAPDATADMGRHEFTYALMPHKGSFQDAGVIRAAYSLNFPLLALPAPGPAPAASWSAFSLSTPAVVLETVKQAEANPLSRTLVLRLYEAHGSHVDCWLHTSLPVQEAVLCDLLEKRDPAGHLPLRDNRLKLTFSPFQVRSLLLVLQPPLD, encoded by the exons ATGGCGGCGGCGCCGGCTCTCAAGCACTGGCGCACCACGCTGGAACGGGTGGAGAAGTTCGTGTCGCCTCTCTACTTTACCGACTGTAACCTCCGCGGCAG ACTCTACAGGGACAGCTGTCCCGTGGCAGCACTCTCCAGCTTCCTGACGCCTGAGAGGCTTCCCTACCAGCAGGCTGTCCAGCAGGACTTCCGCCCGGCGCAGGTCGGCGACCGCTTCGGACCCAC GTGGTGGACCTCTTGGTTCCGGGTGGAACTGACCATTCCGGAGGCATGGGTGGGTCAGGAAGTTCACCTTCGCTGGGAAAGTAATGGAGAAGGCCTGGTATGGCGTGATGGAGAACCTGTCCAG GGTTTGACCACGGAAGGGGAGAAGACCAGCTATATCCTGACTGACAGGCTTGGGGAAGGAGACCCCCGGAA CCTGACCCTCTATGTGGAAGTAGCCTGCAATGGGCTCCTGGGGGCCGGGAAGGGGAGCATGATTGCAGCCCCTGACCCTGAGAAGATGTTCCAGGTGAGCCGGGCTGAGCTGGCTGTGTTCCACCGGGATGTGTACAAGCTCCTGGTGGATCTGGAGCTGCTGCTGGGCATTGCCAAG GGCCTCGGGGAGGACAACCAACGCAGCTTCCAGGCCCTGTACACAGCCAACCAGATGGTGAATATGTGTGACCCCGCCCAGCCTGAGACCTTCCCAGTGGCCCAGGCCCTGGCCTCCAGGTTCTTTGGCCAGCGTGGAGGTGAAAGCCAACACACCATCCATGCCATAGGGCACTGCCACATTGATACAG CCTGGCTGTGGCCCTTCAAGGAGACTGTGCGGAAATGTGCCCGGAGCTGGGTGACAGCTGTGCAGCTCATGGAGCGGAACCCTTCCTTCATCTTCGCCTGCTCCCAG GCGCAGCAGCTTGAATGGGTGAAGAACCACTACCCTGGCCTCTATACCCGGCTGCAGGAGTGCGCTTGCCGCGGGCAGTTTGTGCCCGTGGGGGGCACCTGGGTGGAGATG GATGGGAACCTTCCCAGTGGAGAGGCCATGGTGAGGCAGTTCCTGCAGGGCCAGAGCTTCTTTCTGCAGGAGTTTGGGAAGATGTGCTCCGAG TTCTGGCTGCCAGACACATTCGGCTACTCAGCACAGCTCCCCCAGATCATGCGTGGCTGTGGCATCAGACGCTTCCTGACCCAGAAGTTGAGCTGGAACCTGGTGAATACCTTTCCG CACCACACCTTTCTCTGGGAGGGGCTGGATGGCTCCCGTGTGCTGGCCCACTTCCCACCTGGTGACTCATATGGGATGCAGGGCAGCGTGGAGGAG GTGCTGAAGACGGTGACCAACAACCGGGACAAGGGACGGACCAACCACAGTGCCTTCCTGTTTGGCTTCGGGGATGGGGGTGGTGGCCCCACGCAGACCATGCTGGACCGCTTGAAGCGGCTGTGCAATACAGACGGGCTGCCCAG GGTACAGCTGTCTTCTCCGGGGCGGCTCTTCTCAGAGCTGGAGAGTGATCAGGGCCAGCTGTGCACATGGGTCGGGGAGCTCTTCTTGGAACTGCACAATGGCACCTACACCACCCACGCCCAG ATCAAGAAGGGCAACCGAGAGTGTGAGCGGATCCTGCACGACGCAGAACTGCTCAGCAGCCTGGCCCTGGTCCGGTGCACCCAGTTCCTGTACCCAGCAGTCCAGCTGCAGTACCTTTGGAG GCTTCTGCTCCTGAACCAGTTCCATGACGTGGTGCCTGGAAGCTGCATCCAGGCGGTGGTGGAGGATGCCATGAGCCACTACGAAG ACATCCGTTCCCATGGCAATGGACTGCTCAGTGCGGCAGCCGCGGCCCTGTGTGCCGGAGAGCCAGGTCCCGAGGGCCTCCTTATTGTCAACACGCTACCCTGGAAGCGCACGGAAGTGTTGGCCCTACCCAGGCCTGGCGGGGCCCACACCCTAG CGCTGGTGACAGTGCCCAGCATGGGCTATGCTCCTGCTCCTGCCCCCACTTCCCAGCAGCCCCTGCTGCCCCAGCAGCCTGTGTTCGTAGTGCAAGAG ACTGATGGTTCCGTGACTCTGGACAACGGCATCCTCCGAGTGAGGCTGGACCCGACTGGCCGCCTGACGTCCCTGGTCTTGGTAGCCTCTGGCAG GGAGGCCATTGCTGAGGGTGCCACAGGGAACCAGTTTGTGCTATTTGACGACGTTCCCCTGTACTGGGATGCGTGGGATGTCATGGACTACCACCTAGAGACACG GAAGCCAGTGCTGGGCCAGCCAGGGACCCTGGCAGTGGGAACTGAGGGTGGCCTGCGGGGCAGTGCCTGGTTCCTGCTGCAGCTCAGCCCCAACAGCCGGCTCAGCCAGGAGGTGGTGCTGGATGTTGGGTGCCCCTATGTCCGCTTCCACACCGAG GTACACTGGCAGGAGACCCACAAGTTCCTGAAGGTGGAGTTCCCTGCCCGTGTTCGGAGCCCCCAGGCCACCTATGAGATCCAGTTTGGGCACCTGCAGCGGCCCACCCACTACAACACCTCTTGGGACTGGGCTCGCTTTGAG GTGTGGGCCCACCGCTGGATGGATCTGTCAGAGTGTGGCTTTGGGCTGGCCCTGCTCAATGACTGCAAGTACGGTGCCTCCGTGCATGGCAACGTCCTCAGTCTCTCGCT CTTGAGAGCTCCTAAGGCCCCCGATGCCACTGCTGATATGGGGCGCCACGAGTTCACCTACGCTTTGATGCCGCACAAGG GCTCCTTCCAGGATGCTGGCGTCATCCGTGCTGCCTACAGCCTCAACTTCCCCCTGCTGGCACTGCCCGCCCCTGGCCCGGCGCCCGCGGCCTCCTGGAGCGCCTTCTCCCTGTCCACGCCGGCTGTGGTGCTGGAGACAGTCAAGCAG GCTGAAGCCAACCCCCTGAGCCGCACCCTGGTCCTGAGGTTGTATGAGGCCCACGGCAGCCACGTTGACTGCTGGCTGCACACGTCACTGCCGGTTCAGGAGGCTGTACT CTGCGACCTCCTGGAGAAGCGCGACCCAGCTGGCCACCTGCCCCTGCGCGACAACCGCCTGAAGCTCACCTTTTCTCCCTTCCAAGTGCGGTCCCTGCTGCTTGTGCTGCAGCCCCCACTGGACTGA
- the MAN2C1 gene encoding alpha-mannosidase 2C1 isoform X3 yields MAAAPALKHWRTTLERVEKFVSPLYFTDCNLRGRLYRDSCPVAALSSFLTPERLPYQQAVQQDFRPAQVGDRFGPTWWTSWFRVELTIPEAWVGQEVHLRWESNGEGLVWRDGEPVQGLTTEGEKTSYILTDRLGEGDPRNLTLYVEVACNGLLGAGKGSMIAAPDPEKMFQVSRAELAVFHRDVYKLLVDLELLLGIAKGLGEDNQRSFQALYTANQMVNMCDPAQPETFPVAQALASRFFGQRGGESQHTIHAIGHCHIDTAWLWPFKETVRKCARSWVTAVQLMERNPSFIFACSQAQQLEWVKNHYPGLYTRLQECACRGQFVPVGGTWVEMDGNLPSGEAMVRQFLQGQSFFLQEFGKMCSEFWLPDTFGYSAQLPQIMRGCGIRRFLTQKLSWNLVNTFPHHTFLWEGLDGSRVLAHFPPGDSYGMQGSVEEVLKTVTNNRDKGRTNHSAFLFGFGDGGGGPTQTMLDRLKRLCNTDGLPRVQLSSPGRLFSELESDQGQLCTWVGELFLELHNGTYTTHAQIKKGNRECERILHDAELLSSLALVRCTQFLYPAVQLQYLWRLLLLNQFHDVVPGSCIQAVVEDAMSHYEDIRSHGNGLLSAAAAALCAGEPGPEGLLIVNTLPWKRTEVLALPRPGGAHTLGLISSAGDSAQHGLCSCSCPHFPAAPAAPAACVRSARAPADSFSRLPSPTKTDGSVTLDNGILRVRLDPTGRLTSLVLVASGREAIAEGATGNQFVLFDDVPLYWDAWDVMDYHLETRKPVLGQPGTLAVGTEGGLRGSAWFLLQLSPNSRLSQEVVLDVGCPYVRFHTEVHWQETHKFLKVEFPARVRSPQATYEIQFGHLQRPTHYNTSWDWARFEVWAHRWMDLSECGFGLALLNDCKYGASVHGNVLSLSLLRAPKAPDATADMGRHEFTYALMPHKGSFQDAGVIRAAYSLNFPLLALPAPGPAPAASWSAFSLSTPAVVLETVKQAEANPLSRTLVLRLYEAHGSHVDCWLHTSLPVQEAVLCDLLEKRDPAGHLPLRDNRLKLTFSPFQVRSLLLVLQPPLD; encoded by the exons ATGGCGGCGGCGCCGGCTCTCAAGCACTGGCGCACCACGCTGGAACGGGTGGAGAAGTTCGTGTCGCCTCTCTACTTTACCGACTGTAACCTCCGCGGCAG ACTCTACAGGGACAGCTGTCCCGTGGCAGCACTCTCCAGCTTCCTGACGCCTGAGAGGCTTCCCTACCAGCAGGCTGTCCAGCAGGACTTCCGCCCGGCGCAGGTCGGCGACCGCTTCGGACCCAC GTGGTGGACCTCTTGGTTCCGGGTGGAACTGACCATTCCGGAGGCATGGGTGGGTCAGGAAGTTCACCTTCGCTGGGAAAGTAATGGAGAAGGCCTGGTATGGCGTGATGGAGAACCTGTCCAG GGTTTGACCACGGAAGGGGAGAAGACCAGCTATATCCTGACTGACAGGCTTGGGGAAGGAGACCCCCGGAA CCTGACCCTCTATGTGGAAGTAGCCTGCAATGGGCTCCTGGGGGCCGGGAAGGGGAGCATGATTGCAGCCCCTGACCCTGAGAAGATGTTCCAGGTGAGCCGGGCTGAGCTGGCTGTGTTCCACCGGGATGTGTACAAGCTCCTGGTGGATCTGGAGCTGCTGCTGGGCATTGCCAAG GGCCTCGGGGAGGACAACCAACGCAGCTTCCAGGCCCTGTACACAGCCAACCAGATGGTGAATATGTGTGACCCCGCCCAGCCTGAGACCTTCCCAGTGGCCCAGGCCCTGGCCTCCAGGTTCTTTGGCCAGCGTGGAGGTGAAAGCCAACACACCATCCATGCCATAGGGCACTGCCACATTGATACAG CCTGGCTGTGGCCCTTCAAGGAGACTGTGCGGAAATGTGCCCGGAGCTGGGTGACAGCTGTGCAGCTCATGGAGCGGAACCCTTCCTTCATCTTCGCCTGCTCCCAG GCGCAGCAGCTTGAATGGGTGAAGAACCACTACCCTGGCCTCTATACCCGGCTGCAGGAGTGCGCTTGCCGCGGGCAGTTTGTGCCCGTGGGGGGCACCTGGGTGGAGATG GATGGGAACCTTCCCAGTGGAGAGGCCATGGTGAGGCAGTTCCTGCAGGGCCAGAGCTTCTTTCTGCAGGAGTTTGGGAAGATGTGCTCCGAG TTCTGGCTGCCAGACACATTCGGCTACTCAGCACAGCTCCCCCAGATCATGCGTGGCTGTGGCATCAGACGCTTCCTGACCCAGAAGTTGAGCTGGAACCTGGTGAATACCTTTCCG CACCACACCTTTCTCTGGGAGGGGCTGGATGGCTCCCGTGTGCTGGCCCACTTCCCACCTGGTGACTCATATGGGATGCAGGGCAGCGTGGAGGAG GTGCTGAAGACGGTGACCAACAACCGGGACAAGGGACGGACCAACCACAGTGCCTTCCTGTTTGGCTTCGGGGATGGGGGTGGTGGCCCCACGCAGACCATGCTGGACCGCTTGAAGCGGCTGTGCAATACAGACGGGCTGCCCAG GGTACAGCTGTCTTCTCCGGGGCGGCTCTTCTCAGAGCTGGAGAGTGATCAGGGCCAGCTGTGCACATGGGTCGGGGAGCTCTTCTTGGAACTGCACAATGGCACCTACACCACCCACGCCCAG ATCAAGAAGGGCAACCGAGAGTGTGAGCGGATCCTGCACGACGCAGAACTGCTCAGCAGCCTGGCCCTGGTCCGGTGCACCCAGTTCCTGTACCCAGCAGTCCAGCTGCAGTACCTTTGGAG GCTTCTGCTCCTGAACCAGTTCCATGACGTGGTGCCTGGAAGCTGCATCCAGGCGGTGGTGGAGGATGCCATGAGCCACTACGAAG ACATCCGTTCCCATGGCAATGGACTGCTCAGTGCGGCAGCCGCGGCCCTGTGTGCCGGAGAGCCAGGTCCCGAGGGCCTCCTTATTGTCAACACGCTACCCTGGAAGCGCACGGAAGTGTTGGCCCTACCCAGGCCTGGCGGGGCCCACACCCTAG GCCTCATCTCCAGCGCTGGTGACAGTGCCCAGCATGGGCTATGCTCCTGCTCCTGCCCCCACTTCCCAGCAGCCCCTGCTGCCCCAGCAGCCTGTGTTCGTAGTGCAAGAG CCCCTGCAGACTCATTCTCAAGGCTTCCCTCTCCCACCAAGACTGATGGTTCCGTGACTCTGGACAACGGCATCCTCCGAGTGAGGCTGGACCCGACTGGCCGCCTGACGTCCCTGGTCTTGGTAGCCTCTGGCAG GGAGGCCATTGCTGAGGGTGCCACAGGGAACCAGTTTGTGCTATTTGACGACGTTCCCCTGTACTGGGATGCGTGGGATGTCATGGACTACCACCTAGAGACACG GAAGCCAGTGCTGGGCCAGCCAGGGACCCTGGCAGTGGGAACTGAGGGTGGCCTGCGGGGCAGTGCCTGGTTCCTGCTGCAGCTCAGCCCCAACAGCCGGCTCAGCCAGGAGGTGGTGCTGGATGTTGGGTGCCCCTATGTCCGCTTCCACACCGAG GTACACTGGCAGGAGACCCACAAGTTCCTGAAGGTGGAGTTCCCTGCCCGTGTTCGGAGCCCCCAGGCCACCTATGAGATCCAGTTTGGGCACCTGCAGCGGCCCACCCACTACAACACCTCTTGGGACTGGGCTCGCTTTGAG GTGTGGGCCCACCGCTGGATGGATCTGTCAGAGTGTGGCTTTGGGCTGGCCCTGCTCAATGACTGCAAGTACGGTGCCTCCGTGCATGGCAACGTCCTCAGTCTCTCGCT CTTGAGAGCTCCTAAGGCCCCCGATGCCACTGCTGATATGGGGCGCCACGAGTTCACCTACGCTTTGATGCCGCACAAGG GCTCCTTCCAGGATGCTGGCGTCATCCGTGCTGCCTACAGCCTCAACTTCCCCCTGCTGGCACTGCCCGCCCCTGGCCCGGCGCCCGCGGCCTCCTGGAGCGCCTTCTCCCTGTCCACGCCGGCTGTGGTGCTGGAGACAGTCAAGCAG GCTGAAGCCAACCCCCTGAGCCGCACCCTGGTCCTGAGGTTGTATGAGGCCCACGGCAGCCACGTTGACTGCTGGCTGCACACGTCACTGCCGGTTCAGGAGGCTGTACT CTGCGACCTCCTGGAGAAGCGCGACCCAGCTGGCCACCTGCCCCTGCGCGACAACCGCCTGAAGCTCACCTTTTCTCCCTTCCAAGTGCGGTCCCTGCTGCTTGTGCTGCAGCCCCCACTGGACTGA